One region of Carassius gibelio isolate Cgi1373 ecotype wild population from Czech Republic chromosome A1, carGib1.2-hapl.c, whole genome shotgun sequence genomic DNA includes:
- the LOC127944444 gene encoding uncharacterized protein DDB_G0271670-like: MKPAILILCLLGAACANPILHKKAMEIIQHASNSSESSSMSESSDQSNTSELSEERSKDTVSDSSSSESTESDSNEPISSESHSVESLSGKSETALTSDNTQSSKENVRRGWIYTLKWVHINNNGKVQVTSQPEENDIMSTSVASKKSESSESSESKETVALNTNEEDNSADTSESSENSVDGAEYRTSNSSSSSSSSSSSSESTESKNSPVDSESRSAECKPGADSQECDSKEDFPLDIGDDGAMDPFNGILMPDVTEP; this comes from the exons ATGAAACCTGCCATACTGATTCTCTGTCTGCTGGGAGCAGCCTGTGCTAATCCA ATCTTGCATAAAAAGGCTATGGAGATTATTCAGCATGCATCCAACTCT TCGGAAAGCTCTTCGATGTCTGAATCCTCCGACCAGAGTAATACCTCAGAACTTTCAGAAGAG AGGTCTAAGGACACTGTCTCAGACAGCAGT AGTTCAGAATCAACTGAATCGGACTCAAATGAACCG ATTTCTAGTGAAAGCCATTCTGTGGAAAGTCTG TCTGGAAAAAGCGAGACTGCACTGACATCAGATAACACTCAAAGCAGTAAAGAAAATGTTCGTAGG GGCTGGATCTACACGCTCAAATGGGTCCATATTAACAACAATGGCAAAGTGCAAGTGACCAGCCAGCCAGAAGAGAATGACATCATGTCCACTAGTGTTGCGTCAAAAAAAAGTGAAAGCAGTGAATCAAGTGAAAGCAAGGAAACGGTTGCTCTGAACACAAATGAGGAGGATAACAGTGCCGACACAAGTGAAAGCAGTGAAAACAGTGTTGACGGTGCCGAGTACAGAACCAGcaatagcagcagcagcagcagtagcagcagcagcagcagcgaaagCACAGAGTCCAAAAACAGCCCAGTGGACAGCGAAAGTCGCTCCGCTGAGTGCAAGCCAGGGGCTGACAGCCAAGAATGTGACAGCAAGGAAGACTTTCCTCTGGATATCGGTGATGATGGTGCAATGGACCCTTTCAATGGCATCCTAATGCCTGATGTCACTGAGCCCTAA
- the LOC128016439 gene encoding TNFAIP3-interacting protein 2, whose product MPAYDTQTCTIYGKTELYILPLTRERIMFSMDEVKRENEALRAKLRSYSTLNTFYHETQQEISRLNQLVSSKEGIIIDLRARLGNYEKTLVMEGEEPYFVGPSKSLIESLCKEICKLKQKVKESEVDTAQKLESSKTEIQRLQEKLKEKDQELETIRERPEQEKEREIQRLRSTLAEIDRTQATRAVLCNSLAEEAEQLRAQLGATVQVCQELLGRLEEEKSKTVMTDQRTQANETNDSPEVPHLNVIISKLEEENDQLKKRVAYVESLNSKWQKYDSSREDYVRGLCQKLKESNGLASAGPTLTQTLAPALVAGSMPLLQQEIARLNGLLQDKMMECERLSRERDESKRRDRERIQMLEQQVLAYIEDFKSERADRERAQGKILDLQDEVGRLQLQIRTQGVQDTSSSRRLHMGLKKVPHRQTDTAEPLRNSPPETNSKRTISNTAPQGAAELQCPRCLTTYDDEHTAEYLKHWDECAKL is encoded by the exons ATGCCAGCCTATGACACTCAAACCTGTACAATCTATGGGAAAACCGAACTTTATATATTGCCTTTAACGCGTGAGCGGATTATGTTCAGCATGGATGAGGTAAAGAGGGAGAACGAGGCGCTGAGGGCGAAGTTGCGCAGCTACTCTACACTCAACACATTTTACCACGAAACACAACAAGAAATCTCTCGTTTAAATCAACTGGTCTCCTCCAAAGAAGGAATTATTATCGATTTGAGGGCAAGACTGGGGAACTATGAGAAAACATTGGTCATGGAGGGAGAGGAGCCCTATTTTGTAGGGCCGTCGAAATCTCTCATCGAAAGTTTGTGTAAGGAAATTTGcaaattaaagcaaaaagtcaAGGAGTCAGAGGTGGACACCGCCCAGAAACTGGAATCCAGTAAAACA GAGATCCAGAGATTGCAAGAAAAGTTGAAGGAGAAGGATCAAGAGCTGGAGACCATCAGGGAAAGGCCCGAgcaggagaaagagagggagatccAGCGACTGCGCTCCACATTGGCCGAAATCGATCGGACACAGGCCACCAGGGCCGTCCTTTGCAACTCTCTCGCTGAAGAAGCCGAGCAGTTGAGAGCACAGCTGGGGGCCACCGTGCAGGTGTGCCAGGAGCTTTTGGGGCGGCTGGAGGAAGAGAAAAGCAAGACAGTCATGACGGATCAGAGAACTCAAGCAAATGAG acaAATGATTCCCCTGAAGTTCCTCATCTAAATGTCATCATCAGCAAGTTAGAAGAGGAGAATGACCAGCTTAAAAAGAGAGTTGCATAT GTGGAAAGTTTAAACTCAAAGTGGCAGAAGTATGACTCCAGTAGAGAGGATTACGTGAGGGGATTGTGTCAGAAGTTGAAAGAGTCAAATGGTCTGGCATCTGCAGGTCCGACCCTgacccagactctggctccggcTCTGGTCGCGGGCAGCATGCCTTTGTTACAGCAGGAGATCGCGCGGCTCAATGGCCTCCTGCAGGACAAGATGATGGAGTGCGAGAGACTCAGCAGAGAGAGGGATGAAAGTAAAAGAAGAGACCGGGAACGCATTCAGATGCTTGAGCAGCAG GTTTTGGCCTATATTGAGGACTTCAAATCGGAGAGGGCAGACCGAGAAAGGGCTCAGGGTAAAATCCTGGATCTTCAAGATGAAGTTGGGCGACTTCAACTGCAAATACGCACACAG GGTGTCCAAGATACCTCATCCTCACGGCGACTTCACATGGGCCTAAAAAAAGTTCCCCACCGACAGACGGACACTGCCGAACCACTAAGAAACAGTCCCCCAGAAACTAACTCAAAGAGGACTATCAGTAACACGGCACCGCAGGGAGCCGCTGAACTGCAGTGCCCTCGCTGTCTCACCACATATGACGACGAGCACACGGCCGAGTACCTAAAACACTGGGACGAGTGTGCCAAGCTGTGA